TGTTATAAATGCATCAGCATATGGTGTAATAAAAGCGGCTTTAAATTCTGAAAAAATTGATAATATATATGTTGCCATTAATGGAATTAACGGCGTTTTTAATGAAAAATTAGCTGATATGAGTAAAGAAGATCCTGATCAAATTGAATTATTAAAATTCACACCATCCAGCGCATTTGGTTCTTGTAGAAGGAAATTAAAAACAGAAGAAGAATTTCAAAAAATATTTGAAATATTTGAAAAATATAACATACATTACTTTTTTTACAATGGTGGAAATGATTCAATGGATACAGCTAACAAAATTCACCAATATGCACAAAAAATAAATTATGATTTAAGGGTCATTGGTGTGCCAAAAACAGTGGATAATGACTTACCAGAAACTGACCATACCCCAGGATTTGGGTCTATTGCAAAATATTTATCGGTTTCTATTTTAGAAGGAACATTAGATGTTAAAAGTATGGCAGCAGATTCCACAAAGGTATTTATATTAGAAACAATGGGAAGGCATGCAGGCTGGGTTGCTGCTTCAACTGCATTGGCTAAAAGACATGAAAGTGATGGTCCACATATCATTTTAATACCTGAAGTGCCTTTTCACAAAGAAAAATTCTTTGAAAAAATCCAGAATACAATTAAAAGATACGGATATTGTTCTATAGCTGCATCTGAAGGTATAAAATACGAAGATGGTACATTTGTTGCCGCGAGAGGCTATCAAGATAATTTTGGAAATGTTCAATTAGGTGGAATTGGTTCAACTTTAGCAAATTTAATAAAAACAGAGTTAAATATAAAAACGCATTATGCAGTACCTGATTATTTACAAAGAAGTGGAAGACATATATCAAGTCAGATAGATGTTAATGAGGCTATAGAAGTTGGAACAATGGCTGTAAAATATGCATTAGAAGGATATAGTGGATATATGGTTGGAATAGAAAGAATATATAACAACCCCTATTTAAGCAAAACAAAATTAATATCTTTAGAAAATGTTGCAAATGAAACAAAATTAATTCCAGAAGAATTCATAACCGAAGACGGTATGTTTGTAAATGAAAAATTTATTGAATACGCATTACCTCTAATCGAAGGTGAATATTATCCACCTTATCTAAACGGTATCCCTGTATATGCAAGATTAAAATTAGAATTGGTAAAAAAATAAAATAAATCCCAATTGTTAACACAATTGGGATTTTATAGTATATAAGATAAATGATTTTTATTATTTAATTATAAATCCTTTTTCCCCTTAGATTTTTTAATATAAAAAATCTAAGGGGAAAGGAGAGCGGTAGCGTGTAGGGGCAATCTTCGAATCTTCGTTGCATTTGAAACTTTTTAGATCATGTATAATTAAAAAATCTAAGCGTAAATGGTGTATTTTTAAAAGAAGGTGATGTATATGACCAAATTTAAATTAAATTCAAAATATAAACCACAAGGCGATCAGCCAGAAGCTATAAAAAAAATAATAGATGGAATTAATAAAAATTACAGATTTCAAACCCTACTTGGTGTAACCGGCTCTGGAAAAACCTTCACAATGGCCAATGTTATTGAAAAATTAAACAGACCA
The sequence above is drawn from the Marinitoga sp. 1197 genome and encodes:
- a CDS encoding 6-phosphofructokinase; its protein translation is MKNAIYAQSGGVTSVINASAYGVIKAALNSEKIDNIYVAINGINGVFNEKLADMSKEDPDQIELLKFTPSSAFGSCRRKLKTEEEFQKIFEIFEKYNIHYFFYNGGNDSMDTANKIHQYAQKINYDLRVIGVPKTVDNDLPETDHTPGFGSIAKYLSVSILEGTLDVKSMAADSTKVFILETMGRHAGWVAASTALAKRHESDGPHIILIPEVPFHKEKFFEKIQNTIKRYGYCSIAASEGIKYEDGTFVAARGYQDNFGNVQLGGIGSTLANLIKTELNIKTHYAVPDYLQRSGRHISSQIDVNEAIEVGTMAVKYALEGYSGYMVGIERIYNNPYLSKTKLISLENVANETKLIPEEFITEDGMFVNEKFIEYALPLIEGEYYPPYLNGIPVYARLKLELVKK